From Dehalococcoidia bacterium, one genomic window encodes:
- a CDS encoding enoyl-CoA hydratase/isomerase family protein: MGYQNILWEKKEGVGYLTLNRPHALNSLSPELVEEMGQVVEEVREDEGIKALVIRGAGRSFCSGADLKFISQAFQDLRLLTTYIERLNDVFIALEALPAATVAVVHGHCLAGGLELAMCCDFILAAEDARIGDQHINFALMPGGGNTQRLYRRLGHFRAMDLLLTGRWLSGREAEAWGLAYRAVPAAELDGALEELLSQLRPKSRQAIGAIKRAVRRGRDLPLREAIRAEEMTFLEYVASSDHAMRGVQAFLEKRTPQF, from the coding sequence ATGGGTTACCAGAACATCCTATGGGAGAAGAAGGAAGGGGTGGGATACCTGACCCTCAACCGCCCTCACGCCCTTAACTCCCTCAGCCCCGAGCTGGTGGAGGAGATGGGCCAGGTGGTGGAAGAGGTAAGGGAGGATGAGGGCATTAAGGCCCTGGTCATCAGAGGGGCGGGGCGCTCCTTCTGCAGCGGGGCCGATCTCAAGTTTATCAGCCAGGCCTTCCAGGACCTGCGACTACTTACCACCTACATAGAGCGACTGAACGATGTGTTCATCGCTCTGGAGGCCCTGCCGGCAGCCACCGTGGCCGTCGTCCATGGCCACTGTCTGGCAGGGGGATTGGAGCTGGCCATGTGTTGCGACTTCATCTTGGCTGCCGAGGACGCCCGCATCGGCGACCAGCACATCAACTTTGCCCTCATGCCCGGTGGAGGCAACACGCAACGTCTATACCGTCGCTTGGGCCACTTCCGGGCCATGGACCTGTTGCTGACGGGGCGCTGGCTCTCGGGGCGGGAGGCGGAGGCGTGGGGGCTGGCCTACCGGGCGGTGCCGGCGGCGGAGCTGGACGGGGCCTTAGAGGAGCTCCTCTCCCAGCTGCGGCCCAAGAGCCGCCAGGCCATAGGTGCCATCAAGCGAGCGGTGCGTCGCGGTAGGGACCTCCCCCTGCGGGAGGCCATCCGAGCGGAGGAGATGACCTTCCTGGAATACGTGGCCTCCTCTGACCACGCCATGCGAGGGGTGCAAGCCTTCCTGGAGAAGCGGACGCCGCAGTTCTAA
- a CDS encoding SDR family oxidoreductase has protein sequence MDLGLKGKGVIVTGGASNIGRAIVLTFAREGARIAIAEIDDQGAERVAHQAQDLGAEVALPIHCDVTDRAQVEAMVQRAIEELGGVHALVNNVGWDRLCLFLDDTWEDMEKKVRINLWSVIYGCRAVLPHMIERGGGAIVNIGSDAGRMGEYREAVYSACKGGIISLTKALAREYGRYNVRVNCVCPGTTIPQSAEEVGSQSMWRAGSGLDAWTSPEMRERIARAYPMRRLGTAQEVANAVVFLASDAASFITGQTLSVSGGYTMM, from the coding sequence ATGGATCTGGGGCTTAAGGGCAAGGGGGTCATCGTTACCGGCGGAGCATCCAACATCGGGCGCGCCATCGTCCTCACCTTCGCCCGTGAGGGGGCGCGCATCGCCATAGCGGAGATCGACGACCAGGGAGCGGAGCGGGTGGCCCATCAGGCCCAGGACCTGGGGGCGGAAGTGGCTCTTCCCATCCATTGCGACGTCACCGACCGGGCCCAGGTGGAGGCCATGGTGCAGCGGGCCATAGAGGAGCTGGGCGGTGTGCACGCGTTGGTCAACAACGTAGGCTGGGACCGCCTTTGCCTCTTCCTGGACGACACGTGGGAGGATATGGAGAAGAAGGTGCGCATCAACCTCTGGTCGGTCATCTATGGGTGCCGGGCTGTCCTTCCCCACATGATAGAGCGCGGTGGAGGGGCCATCGTCAACATCGGCTCCGATGCTGGGCGCATGGGCGAGTACCGGGAGGCGGTGTATTCGGCATGCAAGGGGGGCATCATCTCCCTCACCAAGGCCCTGGCGCGGGAGTATGGCCGCTACAACGTGCGGGTCAACTGCGTCTGCCCTGGCACCACCATCCCCCAAAGCGCCGAGGAAGTAGGGTCCCAGAGCATGTGGCGGGCAGGCTCTGGGCTGGACGCTTGGACCAGCCCTGAGATGCGGGAGCGCATCGCCCGCGCCTACCCCATGCGGCGGCTGGGGACTGCCCAGGAGGTGGCCAACGCCGTGGTCTTCCTGGCCTCCGACGCTGCCAGCTTCATCACGGGCCAGACCCTATCCGTCAGCGGTGGATATACCATGATGTGA
- a CDS encoding acyl-CoA dehydrogenase family protein yields MEFAFSPEEESFRGVLRRFALRHLLPNYARWDRGEPFPREEVKALAEVGLLGLRAPARYGGMEASYVQCGIAAEEIGRGDFNCTLFIQLTAIWAELLKMADEGVQEEWFPPLVRGEKVFAFALTEPEVGSDAAHLRTRATRDGDFYVLDGEKSSITFAGMADVAVVFARTGGEGARGISSFIVPLDLPGVSRSVYHSPGEKLTQRGSLFFDQVRVPASYRIGAEGEGFRQAMTAFDFNRAIIGLCCLGAAQQSLEETIEYVKQRRAFGRPIAKFEGVSFQIAEHLTRLEAARLLCYKALWLRDQGLPHTKEMAMAKWMAPQVAVDAIRACIILHGHYGYSQDLPLEQRLRDVLGLEIGDGTPEIMKLIIAREVLGREYLPY; encoded by the coding sequence ATGGAGTTCGCCTTCAGTCCGGAGGAAGAGAGCTTTAGAGGCGTCTTACGCCGCTTCGCCTTGCGCCATCTCCTTCCCAACTATGCCCGTTGGGACCGTGGGGAGCCCTTCCCACGGGAGGAGGTGAAGGCCCTGGCCGAGGTGGGCCTCCTAGGCCTGCGGGCCCCCGCCCGCTATGGGGGTATGGAGGCCTCCTATGTCCAATGCGGCATCGCCGCGGAGGAGATAGGGCGGGGAGATTTCAACTGCACCCTTTTCATCCAGCTCACCGCCATCTGGGCCGAGCTGCTGAAGATGGCCGATGAGGGGGTACAGGAGGAATGGTTCCCGCCCTTGGTGCGGGGGGAAAAGGTGTTCGCCTTTGCCCTCACCGAGCCGGAGGTGGGGTCCGATGCGGCCCACCTGCGCACACGGGCCACACGGGACGGGGACTTTTACGTCTTGGATGGGGAGAAGAGCAGCATCACCTTCGCCGGCATGGCTGATGTGGCCGTGGTCTTCGCCCGCACCGGTGGCGAGGGGGCGCGGGGCATCTCCAGCTTCATCGTCCCCCTTGACCTGCCGGGGGTATCCCGTTCCGTATACCACAGCCCTGGGGAGAAGCTCACTCAGCGGGGGTCCCTCTTCTTCGACCAGGTAAGGGTGCCTGCCTCCTATCGCATCGGTGCTGAGGGAGAGGGATTCCGGCAGGCCATGACGGCCTTCGACTTCAACCGGGCCATCATTGGCCTCTGCTGCCTGGGGGCTGCCCAGCAGTCCCTAGAGGAGACCATCGAGTACGTGAAGCAGAGGCGGGCCTTTGGGCGTCCCATCGCCAAGTTCGAGGGGGTCTCGTTCCAGATCGCCGAGCACCTGACCCGTCTCGAGGCGGCCAGACTCCTTTGCTATAAGGCCCTCTGGCTGCGCGACCAAGGCCTGCCTCACACCAAGGAGATGGCCATGGCCAAGTGGATGGCCCCCCAGGTGGCGGTGGACGCCATCCGGGCGTGCATCATCCTCCACGGCCACTACGGCTACAGCCAGGACCTGCCCCTGGAGCAGAGGCTGCGAGATGTGCTGGGCCTGGAAATAGGAGACGGCACACCGGAGATCATGAAGCTCATCATCGCCCGCGAGGTCCTGGGCCGTGAATATCTCCCATATTAG